In one Corallococcus sp. EGB genomic region, the following are encoded:
- a CDS encoding carboxypeptidase-like regulatory domain-containing protein, which yields MEAREGEAPVFAQTVTAHDGSFILDGLPAGAFTLWAQGDMGTAMQPDEPAGSTDVALTLEAGIFLSGTVVDEDTQVPIPGARVTAVQDTQSRFFDTLANAQGRFRIGPVPPGRYLRVGSAQGWRATPFRDGVWLDADEDMTLELRKQAQLEGLVLTPEGRPASGVTLHAFAAGVSDDTQSTRSDAQGRFVFEDVSGVHHTVWAWAPDGSAYGDAPVTPPARIVIRLEPVTFMEGTVRDERGRPLEGVRLRGGNLPEEVQASLEARSDAAGHYRLGPLRQTHLHLRLLRARYTNRAEEVDLRAPHPGPWDFTLQPTGSVEGQVVDTEGTPLPGIRLLLANIPDDISTRDSFEETEVRSDDDGHFILDTAAKGSGYLFAESEDFAPVEQPVEFPSTGVRVVLSRGASVSGKVLDAKGVPLSHAEVLLWDTPPLHGDSRILRVDGEGAFSAAGLKAGHYVVEARLQTSGVEQSLSRPVDLEAHSRATVSLRFEEGRAVKGLTVDTDGQPLAGVRVQACLVQEKDPAWPTRPPRCDADLEQGVLSRQGGHFVLNRLVGSAYQLVAWKEGHVFVPARSRGGNSGPTAGGPGGDRRHPAGPAETSHAARTGRERRRNPRTLRGERLAQPGARA from the coding sequence GTGGAGGCCCGCGAGGGCGAAGCCCCCGTGTTCGCGCAGACGGTGACAGCGCACGATGGCAGCTTCATCCTGGATGGACTGCCCGCCGGAGCGTTCACCCTCTGGGCCCAGGGCGATATGGGCACGGCGATGCAGCCGGATGAGCCAGCGGGAAGCACGGACGTGGCACTGACACTGGAAGCAGGCATCTTCCTCTCCGGCACCGTGGTGGATGAAGACACGCAGGTTCCCATTCCCGGTGCGCGGGTGACGGCGGTCCAGGATACGCAGTCCCGCTTCTTCGACACGCTCGCGAATGCCCAGGGGCGCTTCCGCATCGGCCCCGTGCCTCCAGGCCGGTACCTGAGGGTCGGGAGCGCGCAGGGCTGGCGGGCGACCCCCTTCCGCGATGGCGTCTGGCTCGACGCCGACGAGGACATGACCCTGGAGTTGCGGAAGCAGGCCCAGCTCGAGGGACTGGTGCTCACCCCGGAGGGACGGCCCGCGAGCGGCGTCACCCTCCACGCATTCGCCGCGGGCGTCTCGGACGACACCCAATCCACGCGAAGCGATGCGCAGGGCCGGTTCGTCTTCGAGGACGTCAGTGGGGTTCACCACACCGTCTGGGCCTGGGCCCCGGATGGGAGCGCCTATGGCGACGCCCCGGTGACGCCTCCGGCGCGGATCGTGATCCGGCTGGAGCCCGTGACCTTCATGGAGGGCACGGTGAGGGATGAGCGGGGCAGACCCCTGGAGGGTGTGCGCCTGCGAGGAGGAAACCTGCCGGAAGAAGTCCAAGCCTCCCTAGAGGCCCGCTCGGATGCAGCAGGGCACTACCGGCTGGGGCCACTGCGACAGACTCACCTGCACCTGCGACTGCTGCGCGCTCGATACACCAACAGGGCCGAGGAGGTCGACCTTCGCGCGCCGCATCCGGGACCGTGGGACTTCACACTCCAGCCAACGGGCTCGGTCGAAGGCCAGGTCGTCGATACCGAAGGCACCCCGCTTCCAGGCATCCGGTTGCTGCTCGCCAACATCCCTGACGACATCAGTACCCGTGACTCCTTCGAAGAGACTGAGGTCCGGTCGGACGACGATGGTCACTTCATCCTGGACACCGCGGCCAAGGGGTCAGGCTACCTCTTCGCCGAGTCCGAGGACTTCGCCCCCGTGGAGCAACCCGTGGAGTTCCCATCGACGGGAGTCCGCGTGGTCCTCAGCCGAGGGGCTTCCGTGTCCGGCAAGGTCTTGGATGCGAAGGGAGTGCCGCTGTCACACGCGGAGGTCCTGTTGTGGGACACCCCGCCACTGCATGGAGACTCTCGCATCCTCCGGGTGGACGGCGAAGGCGCCTTCTCCGCTGCGGGGCTGAAGGCAGGACACTACGTGGTGGAGGCCCGGCTCCAGACCTCTGGCGTCGAGCAGTCCTTGTCGCGGCCCGTCGACCTGGAAGCGCACTCGCGGGCCACTGTGTCGCTTCGCTTCGAGGAAGGTCGCGCGGTGAAGGGGCTGACGGTCGACACCGATGGACAGCCATTGGCCGGCGTCCGGGTCCAAGCATGTCTCGTTCAGGAGAAGGATCCCGCTTGGCCGACACGTCCCCCTCGATGTGACGCCGACCTCGAGCAAGGCGTTCTCTCCAGGCAAGGGGGTCACTTCGTGCTCAATCGCCTGGTGGGCTCGGCCTATCAACTCGTCGCGTGGAAGGAGGGTCATGTCTTCGTGCCCGCTCGCTCGCGTGGCGGAAACTCCGGGCCAACCGCGGGAGGTCCTGGCGGGGACAGAAGACATCCGGCTGGTCCTGCAGAAACGTCCCACGCTGCGCGGACAGGTCGTGAACGAAGACGGAATCCCCGTACCCTGCGAGGTGAGAGGCTGGCGCAACCAGGTGCCCGCGCCTGA
- a CDS encoding TIGR02587 family membrane protein — MADRLPADAPRPRRPVPESLREYGRGIAGGLLFSLPLLYTMEVWWAGFTSHPGSVLTYLVATYVLLLGYNRYGGFRRDVCWFDVFTDSLEELGLGLLVSVVVLVLIGRIGQGTSLQEAVGMVVVEAGTVAIGVSVGTAQLGGQHREEDDEEDAKRLGSADHVPGQLVIAFCGAVLFAANVAPTEEVVMIAVETQPWCLLGLAVLSLLLGGLILFQSDFTRARRFTRRRLRRDVLAGTVVTYALALLSSALVLWFFGRFTGNGLSICVAQVVVLGLASTLGASAGRLLIQS; from the coding sequence ATGGCCGACCGTCTCCCAGCCGACGCGCCCCGACCCCGACGACCGGTGCCGGAGTCCTTGCGCGAGTACGGCCGGGGCATCGCCGGGGGCCTGCTCTTCAGCCTGCCGCTGCTCTACACGATGGAGGTGTGGTGGGCGGGCTTCACGTCCCATCCGGGCAGCGTGCTGACCTACCTGGTGGCCACGTACGTGCTGCTGCTCGGGTACAACCGCTACGGGGGGTTCCGCCGGGACGTGTGCTGGTTCGACGTCTTCACGGACTCGCTGGAGGAGCTGGGGCTGGGGCTGCTCGTGTCCGTCGTGGTGCTCGTGTTGATTGGCCGCATTGGCCAGGGCACGTCGCTGCAGGAAGCGGTGGGCATGGTGGTGGTGGAGGCCGGCACGGTGGCCATCGGCGTGTCGGTGGGCACCGCGCAGTTGGGCGGCCAGCACCGCGAGGAGGACGACGAAGAGGACGCGAAGCGGCTGGGGTCCGCGGATCATGTCCCCGGTCAGCTGGTCATCGCGTTCTGCGGCGCGGTGCTGTTCGCGGCCAACGTGGCGCCCACGGAGGAGGTCGTGATGATCGCCGTGGAGACGCAGCCCTGGTGCCTGCTGGGGCTCGCCGTGCTGTCACTGCTCCTGGGCGGGCTCATCCTCTTCCAGAGCGACTTCACGCGCGCCAGGCGCTTCACGCGCCGCCGACTGCGCCGGGATGTGCTGGCGGGCACGGTCGTCACGTATGCGCTCGCGCTGCTGTCGAGCGCGCTGGTGTTGTGGTTCTTTGGACGGTTCACCGGCAACGGCCTGAGCATCTGCGTGGCGCAGGTGGTGGTGCTGGGGCTGGCGTCGACGCTGGGTGCGTCCGCGGGGAGGTTGCTCATCCAATCATGA
- a CDS encoding carboxypeptidase-like regulatory domain-containing protein — MQRGHRAAGFTAAVVAGLLLLAFFALRGPESTSGRASRGSTASSGFFTGISAGQATLSSTGNARITGVVRDARGPLPGVRVSASRAEPEVTLSERSCPPSDDASPRRLMQCWNEAFDELVDQVDKREGEAPTVAETLSAEDGTFVLDGLPGGTVTLQASRGQNVALRSDVATGQQGVVLVLDEGSFFEGVVLEGPTGSAPIANARVTVFSHEHTRFYPATSGADGRYRIGPVPPADYGILVTASDRGPNLRMRAEPLEEDTFIMDRPAKYAGTVVTEKGAPAPGVSVRLYTPRAAPESRTALTDARGHFSFPSFEEVPGQLFAETSTHDGLAHLRTEPREDIVLTLGPGTILQGTVSDGNGSLIPGARVQADLDDGNAPSPRRQAVTDARGHYRLGPLFPLPHFVTAHAARHLHVEPDYQQFDEAEETLDFTLPRAVSVQGIVVDEAGQPLAGRKVVLQPGPKQDPQKLDTAMDRTVTDDAGNFVLAAEKAGLASLRIHDPAFIPQSFAVELPSENVRLVLRRGITVSVTVLSAAGAPVRGAQVALWKSHARGESEHTGVTDTRGQATLQGVPPGSYVVEARVAKQAVDVHASQPLEIATGEAPSVTLRLEEGRTLKGVVVNLRGLPLAGVSIRAQLLDADRPRYRGDLPDLRRAPEGVRTDAEGRFTLRQLSADRYVLTASLEEHVIDTSLSKGIRAGEDDTAVVASDAGEVRLVLRRTPHVRGRVVAEGDAKLEFFEVNGRRYTDPDGHFDTLLHEATGAQRFVVSARGFARMDRTVTPDGENDVDLGTVTLTRGRTLQVFLRDAATGEPFTGRVRDDSGQWATGAIGYWIHGEGVADGPPYLSATGAEPRKDGSLLLEHLPTTEFTLEVDTQRHLPARATVSAEQDTLTLSLDTGARVVGHVRDAQGKPVEARLTFTRSDGVTLQRYLGSGDFTLRGMPPGLYTVNAFVEDAARDTVFPPRTLRIPPSGDVALTFDALDTGATVTLRLPEDVDDAFLLPGQAPIPDSARALVPLRLQQHPVEEWAGTSITFRHVPAGHYTVIALTRDKDRIHREELDVPADGTVFRDVKPAWMPFTR, encoded by the coding sequence ATGCAGAGAGGGCATCGAGCAGCCGGGTTCACGGCCGCGGTCGTCGCCGGATTGCTGCTCCTGGCCTTCTTCGCCCTGCGCGGGCCCGAGAGCACTTCGGGCCGCGCATCCCGGGGCTCCACTGCTTCCTCCGGGTTCTTCACTGGCATCAGCGCGGGACAGGCCACCCTCTCCTCGACTGGAAACGCGCGCATCACCGGCGTCGTGCGCGATGCACGGGGTCCGCTTCCGGGCGTCCGCGTGTCCGCGTCCCGCGCTGAGCCGGAGGTCACGCTGTCGGAGCGCTCGTGCCCTCCTTCCGATGACGCGTCTCCGCGCCGGTTGATGCAGTGCTGGAACGAAGCCTTCGATGAGCTGGTGGATCAGGTCGACAAGCGCGAAGGAGAAGCCCCCACCGTCGCGGAGACCCTCAGCGCGGAGGACGGCACCTTCGTCCTGGACGGACTTCCCGGCGGGACGGTCACGCTCCAGGCCTCCCGCGGCCAGAACGTGGCGCTGCGCTCGGACGTAGCGACAGGCCAGCAGGGCGTGGTCCTCGTGCTCGATGAAGGCTCCTTCTTCGAGGGCGTCGTCCTGGAAGGACCGACGGGAAGCGCCCCCATCGCGAATGCCCGCGTCACCGTCTTCTCCCACGAGCACACGCGCTTCTACCCCGCGACCAGCGGCGCGGACGGACGCTACCGCATCGGGCCCGTGCCTCCAGCGGACTACGGCATCCTCGTCACGGCATCCGACCGCGGCCCCAACCTGCGCATGCGGGCGGAGCCGCTGGAGGAGGACACCTTCATCATGGACCGCCCCGCGAAGTACGCGGGCACGGTCGTGACGGAGAAGGGAGCTCCCGCGCCCGGCGTCTCCGTCCGGCTGTACACCCCCCGCGCCGCGCCCGAGTCGCGCACCGCCCTCACGGATGCTCGGGGCCACTTCTCCTTTCCCTCCTTCGAAGAGGTGCCTGGCCAGCTCTTCGCGGAGACCTCCACGCACGACGGACTGGCCCATCTCAGGACAGAGCCCCGCGAGGACATCGTCCTCACGCTCGGGCCCGGGACGATCCTCCAGGGCACTGTCAGCGATGGGAATGGAAGCCTGATTCCCGGCGCTCGGGTCCAGGCGGATCTCGACGATGGGAACGCGCCGTCCCCACGGAGGCAGGCCGTCACGGATGCACGAGGCCACTATCGGCTGGGGCCGCTGTTCCCTCTGCCACATTTCGTGACGGCCCACGCCGCGCGCCACCTCCACGTGGAGCCGGATTACCAGCAGTTTGACGAGGCGGAGGAGACGCTCGACTTCACCCTGCCGCGCGCAGTCTCCGTGCAGGGCATCGTCGTTGACGAAGCGGGCCAACCTCTCGCGGGCCGCAAGGTCGTGCTCCAGCCGGGCCCAAAGCAGGATCCCCAGAAGCTGGACACCGCCATGGATCGCACCGTGACGGATGACGCAGGGAACTTCGTGCTGGCTGCGGAAAAGGCAGGCCTCGCATCGCTGCGGATCCACGACCCGGCCTTCATCCCCCAGAGCTTCGCCGTGGAGCTGCCCTCGGAGAACGTGCGGCTGGTCCTGCGCCGGGGTATCACCGTGTCCGTCACCGTCCTGAGCGCGGCAGGTGCACCGGTACGCGGCGCCCAGGTGGCGCTCTGGAAGAGCCACGCGCGCGGCGAATCCGAACACACCGGCGTCACGGATACCCGGGGACAGGCCACGCTCCAGGGCGTCCCTCCCGGAAGCTACGTGGTCGAGGCTCGGGTGGCGAAGCAGGCCGTGGACGTCCACGCGTCCCAACCGCTGGAGATCGCGACGGGTGAAGCGCCGTCCGTCACGCTGAGATTGGAGGAAGGCCGGACCTTGAAGGGCGTCGTCGTGAATCTGCGGGGCCTGCCCCTGGCTGGGGTCAGCATCCGCGCCCAGCTCCTGGACGCGGACCGCCCCCGCTACCGCGGCGACCTGCCCGACCTTCGACGGGCTCCCGAGGGCGTCCGCACGGACGCCGAGGGCCGCTTCACCCTGCGCCAACTGAGCGCGGACCGCTACGTGCTCACAGCCTCACTGGAGGAGCACGTCATCGACACCTCCCTCTCAAAGGGCATCCGCGCTGGCGAGGACGACACCGCCGTGGTGGCCAGCGACGCGGGAGAGGTCCGGCTGGTGCTGCGGCGCACGCCGCACGTGCGGGGCCGGGTGGTGGCGGAGGGTGACGCGAAGCTGGAGTTCTTCGAAGTGAATGGCCGTCGCTACACGGACCCGGATGGGCACTTCGACACGCTCCTGCACGAAGCCACCGGAGCCCAGCGCTTCGTGGTGAGCGCCAGGGGCTTCGCAAGGATGGATCGCACCGTCACGCCTGACGGGGAGAACGACGTGGACCTGGGGACGGTCACGCTGACGCGGGGACGGACGCTCCAGGTGTTCCTGCGCGATGCCGCGACCGGCGAGCCGTTCACCGGACGCGTGCGCGATGACTCCGGGCAGTGGGCGACAGGGGCCATCGGCTATTGGATCCACGGGGAGGGCGTCGCGGACGGCCCGCCCTATCTGTCAGCTACTGGAGCAGAGCCTCGAAAGGATGGCTCGCTGCTGCTGGAGCATCTGCCCACCACCGAGTTCACGCTCGAGGTGGACACTCAACGCCACCTGCCGGCGCGAGCGACGGTGAGCGCGGAGCAGGACACCCTCACCCTCTCGCTCGACACTGGCGCCCGCGTGGTGGGGCACGTACGCGATGCACAAGGCAAGCCCGTGGAAGCCCGGCTCACCTTCACGCGCTCTGACGGCGTAACGCTTCAACGCTATCTCGGCTCGGGAGACTTCACGCTCCGGGGCATGCCCCCCGGGCTCTACACGGTGAACGCCTTCGTGGAGGACGCGGCACGCGACACCGTCTTCCCGCCCCGCACCTTGCGGATTCCTCCCAGCGGAGACGTTGCCCTCACCTTCGACGCCCTGGACACCGGCGCCACCGTCACGCTGCGGCTGCCGGAGGATGTCGACGACGCGTTCCTGCTGCCCGGCCAGGCGCCCATCCCCGACAGCGCAAGGGCCTTGGTACCCCTGCGCCTCCAGCAGCACCCCGTGGAGGAATGGGCAGGCACGTCCATCACGTTCCGGCACGTTCCCGCGGGCCACTACACCGTCATCGCGCTCACCCGCGACAAGGACCGCATCCATCGCGAGGAACTGGACGTGCCCGCCGACGGCACCGTGTTCCGCGACGTGAAGCCGGCGTGGATGCCTTTCACGCGCTGA
- a CDS encoding tol-pal system YbgF family protein — protein MSPLPPDDGEAAPMDDLLRPLDGGSGPARRLSRQRSSALVQAALDAALQQAPAPPRGRRRPPVWLMAGAALVFTGAAAAAVWRYALPEQPRPVVLTPAVPEPTRVATLEPVPLPPPAPPEPFVIEHPRPLRPSITVKESSKPEDLLRQANALRSEGKWAEAEGLYLRVIRAEPSSLAAYVARVASGSLRLEHLRDARGALRQFEDAVRLQPGGMLDPEARHGVAEAHRALGDATAEARALEEFLALHPDSPLSTASRARLRELSPP, from the coding sequence ATGAGTCCCCTCCCCCCCGACGATGGTGAGGCAGCGCCGATGGACGACCTGCTGCGGCCCCTGGACGGCGGCAGTGGCCCGGCGCGGCGGTTGTCCCGACAGCGCTCAAGCGCGCTCGTCCAGGCAGCGCTGGACGCGGCGCTCCAGCAGGCGCCAGCGCCTCCGCGCGGACGCAGGCGGCCTCCCGTGTGGTTGATGGCGGGCGCGGCGCTCGTCTTCACCGGGGCCGCGGCCGCCGCCGTCTGGCGCTATGCGCTCCCCGAGCAGCCGCGGCCGGTGGTGCTGACACCGGCCGTCCCGGAGCCGACGCGGGTGGCCACGCTGGAGCCGGTGCCCCTGCCTCCGCCAGCGCCCCCCGAGCCCTTCGTCATCGAGCATCCCCGCCCGCTGCGCCCGAGCATCACGGTGAAGGAGTCCTCCAAGCCGGAGGACCTGCTGCGCCAGGCCAATGCGCTCCGTTCCGAAGGGAAGTGGGCGGAGGCGGAAGGGCTGTACCTGCGCGTCATCCGCGCGGAGCCGTCGTCGCTGGCCGCGTACGTCGCGCGCGTGGCGTCGGGGTCGCTGCGGCTGGAGCACCTGCGTGACGCGCGAGGAGCCCTGCGCCAGTTCGAGGACGCCGTGCGGTTGCAGCCCGGTGGAATGTTGGATCCGGAGGCGCGCCACGGCGTGGCCGAAGCACACCGGGCCCTAGGCGATGCCACGGCGGAGGCCCGAGCGCTGGAGGAGTTCCTCGCGCTGCATCCGGACTCGCCGCTGAGCACGGCGTCGCGCGCGAGGCTCCGGGAGCTGTCGCCTCCATGA
- a CDS encoding carboxypeptidase-like regulatory domain-containing protein, which yields MSLQDATSADARAARAGTRSTRPLPSPPPGPLRITGAVRDARGPVAGVELSATRVDADSVSQRPCPHPERARPLQTPVEHCFLELAASTARLVEARAGEAPVFARTVTGTDGTFVLEGLPPGAFTLWALGDTGAAVRQEVQAGSEGVTFPLDAGFFLSGAVVEDDGQTPIPGAWVTAVHESASRFFRVLADDKGHFRIGPLPPGRYLKVAGAEGRVPHAFREDVWLSSDVEVTLGIKRRQRLEGVVLTQEGRPASGMTVHLRPNAEFGETLTTRSDARGRFVFDGIPPREYTAWAWNDGQTAYGDSWVTPARSAVIRMRPSPFIEGTVKNEQGRPLSGVLVQDLSGTVGDELPPETVTDEAGHYRLGPLSKTSVTVSLKGDHSRVRREQLLLGGARTGPWDYTLTSGQSVDGTLVDDEGKPVPGVSLSLGRPSASGGFTLAAMNFEDAFGKSDEAGRFVAGALDAGAWDLSVEPQGFIPLTVPVKVPSTGVRLVLDRGASVSGTITDATGQPLPEVRVGLWSSTPSSGRSQPDPISTDSHGAFSMSGLKPGRYVLEAWHRTPGAVQWASQTLDLKERAHADVVLRFEEEGRTLHGVTTDAAGQPLAGVWVQACLSPEDASAGRGRMLSCASTEDDRVRSGPDGRFTLKHLTAPVYQLVAAREGFRLAPGRSRGGTPGPRSMRVPAGADDIRLVMEPSPRLRAQVVDENGAPLPSTVRIEEATFVVACPDPTSVSRAEQHRLDGRFALPLPEDRTWQVTVSAKGFLGLERFVEMSPGQDIDLGTVKLLKGRKVRFDILDEATRAPLAGARVTIDLSYALNVWPYEVAMPPSFHGNLDMTGTVEFEDLPISPIHFKVMTEEGQPYREGIVETRQDVVTVTLPAPGR from the coding sequence GTGTCATTGCAAGACGCGACCAGCGCAGACGCCAGGGCGGCCCGCGCGGGAACGCGTTCCACGCGGCCCCTTCCCTCCCCGCCTCCGGGCCCGCTGCGCATCACCGGCGCGGTGCGCGATGCACGAGGCCCTGTCGCGGGGGTGGAGCTGTCCGCGACGCGCGTGGACGCAGACAGCGTGTCTCAGCGTCCGTGTCCCCACCCGGAGCGCGCCCGTCCGCTGCAGACACCGGTCGAACACTGCTTCCTGGAGCTGGCGGCGTCTACCGCACGCCTCGTGGAGGCCCGCGCAGGCGAAGCACCCGTGTTCGCGCGGACGGTGACGGGGACGGATGGCACCTTCGTGCTCGAGGGACTGCCGCCGGGCGCCTTCACGCTCTGGGCGCTGGGCGACACGGGCGCGGCGGTGCGACAGGAGGTGCAGGCCGGCAGCGAGGGCGTGACCTTCCCGCTGGATGCGGGCTTCTTCCTCTCCGGCGCGGTGGTGGAGGACGACGGGCAGACGCCCATTCCAGGCGCATGGGTGACGGCGGTGCACGAGTCCGCGTCCCGCTTCTTCCGTGTGCTCGCGGATGACAAGGGACACTTCCGCATCGGGCCCCTTCCGCCGGGGCGCTACCTGAAGGTCGCGGGGGCGGAGGGCCGGGTCCCCCATGCCTTCCGCGAGGACGTCTGGCTGAGCTCGGACGTGGAGGTGACGCTGGGGATCAAGAGGAGACAACGGCTCGAGGGCGTGGTCCTCACGCAGGAGGGACGCCCCGCGAGCGGCATGACCGTCCACCTGCGGCCCAACGCGGAGTTTGGCGAGACGTTGACGACCCGGAGCGATGCCCGGGGACGGTTCGTCTTCGACGGCATCCCTCCCAGGGAGTACACGGCCTGGGCCTGGAACGACGGCCAGACCGCATATGGCGACAGCTGGGTGACTCCGGCCCGCAGCGCCGTCATCCGGATGCGGCCCAGCCCGTTCATCGAGGGCACTGTGAAGAACGAACAGGGGCGTCCGCTGAGCGGGGTGCTCGTGCAGGATCTCTCGGGTACCGTTGGAGACGAGCTTCCCCCAGAGACTGTCACCGACGAAGCCGGTCACTACCGGCTGGGGCCGCTGAGCAAGACCTCCGTCACCGTCTCTCTCAAAGGTGACCACTCCCGCGTTCGACGCGAGCAACTGCTCCTGGGTGGAGCACGGACCGGCCCATGGGACTACACCCTCACGTCTGGCCAGTCGGTCGACGGCACCCTGGTCGATGACGAAGGCAAGCCTGTCCCCGGCGTGTCCCTGTCGCTGGGACGGCCCAGCGCTTCCGGTGGATTCACCTTGGCGGCCATGAACTTCGAGGATGCGTTTGGCAAGTCCGACGAGGCGGGCCGCTTCGTCGCGGGTGCGCTCGATGCAGGCGCGTGGGACCTCTCCGTCGAACCCCAGGGCTTCATCCCCCTGACGGTCCCCGTGAAGGTACCGTCGACAGGGGTCCGCCTGGTGCTGGACCGGGGAGCCTCCGTGTCGGGCACGATCACGGATGCGACGGGACAACCCCTGCCCGAGGTGCGTGTCGGTCTCTGGAGTTCGACGCCCTCGAGCGGTCGCTCGCAACCCGACCCCATCTCCACGGACAGCCACGGGGCCTTCTCGATGAGCGGACTGAAGCCGGGCCGCTACGTGCTGGAGGCCTGGCACCGCACGCCGGGCGCCGTGCAATGGGCTTCCCAGACCCTCGACCTGAAGGAGCGGGCCCACGCGGACGTGGTCCTGCGGTTCGAGGAGGAGGGTCGGACGCTGCACGGGGTGACGACGGATGCCGCGGGCCAGCCCCTCGCAGGGGTCTGGGTCCAGGCCTGTCTCTCGCCAGAGGACGCTTCCGCGGGAAGGGGGCGGATGCTGAGTTGCGCCTCCACGGAGGATGACCGTGTGAGGTCCGGACCGGACGGCCGCTTCACCCTCAAACATCTGACCGCGCCGGTGTATCAGCTCGTCGCCGCAAGGGAGGGCTTCCGCCTCGCGCCCGGCCGCTCGCGGGGCGGGACACCCGGTCCGCGCTCCATGCGCGTTCCGGCGGGAGCCGACGACATCCGGTTGGTCATGGAGCCCTCCCCCCGGTTGAGAGCACAGGTCGTGGATGAGAACGGCGCGCCCCTTCCCAGCACGGTCCGAATCGAGGAGGCCACCTTCGTCGTTGCCTGCCCGGATCCAACCTCCGTGTCCCGGGCAGAGCAGCATCGCTTGGATGGCCGTTTCGCCCTCCCCCTTCCGGAGGACCGCACCTGGCAGGTGACCGTGAGCGCGAAGGGCTTCTTGGGCCTCGAGCGATTCGTCGAAATGAGTCCCGGTCAGGACATCGACCTGGGGACCGTGAAGCTGCTCAAGGGCCGGAAGGTTCGGTTCGACATCCTGGATGAAGCGACCCGCGCTCCCCTTGCGGGAGCCCGCGTCACCATCGACCTGAGCTACGCCCTGAATGTCTGGCCGTATGAGGTCGCCATGCCGCCCTCGTTTCACGGGAACCTCGACATGACGGGCACGGTCGAGTTCGAGGACCTGCCCATCTCCCCCATCCACTTCAAGGTCATGACGGAGGAAGGTCAGCCCTATCGGGAAGGCATCGTGGAGACGCGGCAGGACGTCGTCACGGTGACGCTGCCGGCTCCGGGCCGCTGA
- the purU gene encoding formyltetrahydrofolate deformylase — MTERPAQYILTLSCPDQRGIVHAVSGWLAEHGCNILDSAQYGDPQTRLFFMRVHFADEEGKAEPGALREAFGALAGRFSMEWHLHDAAVKPRVLLMVSKIGHCLNDLLYRYRSGILPVEIPAIVSNHRDFYQLAASHDIPFHHLPVTAENKALQETRLLELVREQRVDLVVLARYMQILSAETCEALRGRLINIHHSFLPSFKGARPYQQAYDRGVKLIGATAHFVTGDLDEGPIIEQDVERVDHTLSPEALTAIGRDVESVVLARAVTWFVQHRILLNGHKTVVFR, encoded by the coding sequence ATGACCGAGCGTCCCGCCCAATACATCCTCACGCTGTCGTGCCCGGATCAGCGCGGCATCGTCCATGCCGTCTCCGGTTGGCTCGCCGAGCACGGCTGCAACATCCTCGACAGCGCCCAGTACGGCGACCCGCAGACTCGGCTGTTCTTCATGCGTGTGCACTTCGCGGATGAAGAGGGGAAGGCTGAGCCTGGAGCGCTGCGCGAGGCCTTCGGGGCGCTCGCGGGGCGCTTCTCCATGGAGTGGCACCTGCACGACGCGGCGGTGAAGCCCCGGGTGCTGTTGATGGTCTCGAAGATTGGCCACTGCCTGAACGACCTGCTGTATCGCTACCGCAGCGGCATCCTGCCGGTGGAGATCCCGGCCATCGTGTCCAACCACCGGGACTTCTACCAACTGGCCGCGTCCCACGACATCCCGTTCCACCACCTGCCGGTGACGGCGGAGAACAAGGCGCTGCAGGAGACGCGGCTGTTGGAGCTGGTGCGCGAGCAGCGCGTGGACCTGGTGGTGCTCGCCCGGTACATGCAGATCCTCTCCGCGGAGACGTGCGAGGCGCTGCGCGGGCGGCTCATCAACATCCACCACTCGTTCCTGCCCAGCTTCAAGGGGGCTCGGCCGTATCAGCAGGCGTACGACCGGGGCGTGAAGCTGATTGGCGCGACGGCCCACTTCGTCACGGGCGACCTGGACGAGGGGCCCATCATCGAGCAGGACGTGGAGCGCGTGGACCACACGCTGTCGCCCGAGGCGCTGACGGCGATCGGCCGCGACGTGGAGAGCGTGGTGCTGGCGCGCGCGGTGACGTGGTTCGTGCAGCACCGCATCCTGCTCAACGGCCACAAGACCGTCGTGTTCCGCTGA